The following proteins are co-located in the Microcystis wesenbergii NRERC-220 genome:
- a CDS encoding isocitrate/isopropylmalate family dehydrogenase, protein MTENIPTIVVMHGDQTGEELLLEALRVLQPSIIRQPVNFADFDLSLAQRRQSNNQVVHEAAEATLKTGLALKAATITPEIKGDVGSPNAILREAMNSQVILRIGRRIPGIRPIGGVYSPIAIVRMAVDDAYGAKEWRETTATGDEIAYRTSRISRATSRAVAEFTFQQAKKTGARVFGGPKFTVSATYEGMFKEELDAAARRHPEVRYQPLLIDATFALLLQTDGEALVIPALNRDGDLLSDFVLQLYGSIAGAESLVLGFDEETLAVKTIMAEAPHGTAPALEGKNIANPMAMILASAALLGYIETNEARKASRAIYESVFETIHEGKKTPDLGGQMTMSEFTDEVIRRVVSKLEVWSALG, encoded by the coding sequence ATGACAGAAAATATCCCCACCATTGTGGTCATGCACGGCGACCAAACTGGAGAAGAACTATTACTAGAAGCCCTGAGAGTATTACAACCTTCGATAATTCGTCAACCGGTTAACTTTGCCGATTTTGATCTTAGTTTAGCCCAACGTCGCCAGAGTAACAATCAAGTGGTTCATGAGGCCGCCGAAGCGACTCTAAAAACCGGATTAGCTCTCAAAGCCGCCACTATTACCCCAGAAATCAAAGGAGATGTGGGCAGTCCCAACGCTATTTTAAGAGAAGCAATGAATTCTCAGGTAATTCTCCGCATCGGTCGCCGTATCCCCGGTATTCGTCCGATTGGGGGCGTTTATTCTCCCATTGCCATTGTCCGCATGGCCGTTGACGATGCCTACGGGGCCAAAGAATGGCGAGAAACCACCGCCACCGGCGATGAAATTGCCTATCGTACCTCGCGCATTTCTAGGGCTACCAGTCGCGCTGTGGCCGAGTTTACCTTTCAACAGGCCAAAAAAACCGGGGCGCGGGTATTTGGCGGCCCAAAATTCACTGTCAGTGCCACCTACGAAGGGATGTTTAAAGAGGAATTAGACGCGGCGGCCCGAAGACATCCGGAAGTGCGTTATCAACCCCTGTTAATTGATGCAACTTTTGCCCTACTTTTACAAACCGACGGCGAAGCTTTGGTGATTCCAGCACTTAATCGCGATGGCGATTTATTATCTGATTTTGTCTTGCAACTCTATGGCAGTATTGCTGGGGCCGAAAGTTTAGTTTTGGGATTTGATGAGGAGACCTTAGCGGTTAAAACTATTATGGCAGAAGCTCCCCACGGCACGGCCCCCGCTTTAGAGGGCAAAAATATCGCTAATCCCATGGCGATGATTTTAGCCTCGGCAGCTTTGTTAGGTTATATCGAAACTAACGAAGCGCGCAAAGCTTCTCGGGCAATTTATGAAAGTGTCTTTGAAACTATTCACGAGGGCAAAAAAACCCCCGATTTAGGGGGCCAAATGACCATGAGTGAGTTTACCGATGAGGTGATTCGTCGCGTGGTTAGTAAGTTAGAAGTTTGGTCTGCTTTGGGGTAA
- a CDS encoding NifU family protein: protein MSLTLTPNNVEQVLDEMRPYLMADGGNVELVEIDGPVVKLRLQGACGSCPSSTMTLKMGIERRLREVIPEIAEVEQAF from the coding sequence ATGTCTTTAACACTGACTCCCAATAACGTCGAACAAGTTTTAGATGAAATGCGCCCCTACCTGATGGCGGATGGTGGTAACGTGGAATTAGTCGAAATCGACGGGCCAGTCGTCAAACTGCGTCTTCAAGGCGCTTGCGGTTCCTGTCCCAGTTCCACCATGACCCTAAAAATGGGCATCGAACGTCGTCTCCGGGAAGTGATTCCCGAAATTGCCGAAGTTGAACAAGCTTTCTAA
- a CDS encoding DUF3386 domain-containing protein — MTVATTNARDIFRSAYENRYTWDERFPGYTADIILSQGEEVHTGKIQVNADYSVEVTGIDDEKVQESIYNQMRDIVTHRKRGNFEASHGKNQFNFGQDDPTGAVEILVTGDAMGSNYKVRGQEICQVSRVMGPMAFTINTEESLDTGEGYISIRYNAIFRNAKTDELKGKRDFKETYEKIGNYYLPSCQVINAIEAGGEKSTTEFTFINLQLLEA, encoded by the coding sequence ATGACTGTAGCCACGACGAACGCCCGAGATATTTTCCGCTCCGCCTACGAAAACCGTTACACTTGGGATGAACGATTCCCCGGTTACACTGCCGATATTATCCTCAGCCAAGGGGAGGAAGTGCATACGGGCAAAATTCAAGTTAATGCCGATTATAGTGTGGAAGTAACGGGCATTGATGACGAGAAAGTGCAAGAAAGTATCTATAATCAAATGCGCGACATCGTTACTCATCGCAAAAGAGGCAATTTTGAGGCTTCCCACGGCAAAAACCAGTTTAATTTCGGGCAAGATGATCCCACCGGTGCGGTAGAAATTCTTGTCACGGGCGATGCTATGGGGTCTAATTATAAAGTACGCGGCCAGGAAATCTGTCAAGTCAGTCGAGTTATGGGACCGATGGCTTTTACTATTAATACCGAGGAAAGTCTCGATACGGGAGAAGGTTATATTTCTATTCGCTATAATGCCATTTTCCGCAATGCCAAAACCGATGAATTAAAGGGAAAACGTGACTTTAAGGAAACCTACGAAAAAATCGGTAATTATTATTTACCCTCCTGTCAAGTGATTAATGCAATCGAAGCGGGGGGCGAAAAATCCACCACAGAATTTACTTTTATCAATCTACAGCTTTTAGAAGCTTAA
- a CDS encoding type II toxin-antitoxin system HicB family antitoxin — translation MTKLSPKVNAIIRSGEQQGYVGECVEISIVTQGNTLDEVVNNLQEAILLHLEGEDPREFGLVAKPSLQIIFELQPEYA, via the coding sequence ATGACAAAATTAAGTCCAAAAGTTAATGCAATTATTCGTTCTGGTGAACAACAAGGATATGTAGGTGAATGCGTGGAAATTTCGATTGTCACCCAGGGAAATACCTTAGATGAGGTGGTTAATAATCTCCAAGAAGCCATTTTACTGCATTTAGAGGGAGAAGACCCCAGGGAGTTCGGTCTAGTTGCCAAACCTTCTCTACAGATTATATTTGAGTTACAGCCAGAATATGCCTAA